TCGGCCGCGCTGCGCGTGGGCTTCGTCGCCTGCAGCGCGGACCTGGCGCAGGACCTGGCCGACCTGAAGATCCTCACCGTCGTCAGCAGCTCGGAATATGCCGAGCGCGCCGTCGAGACGCTGCTGGCCGAGCGGCGCCACGCCAGGCACCTGGAGCAGCTGCGCGCCCAGCTGGCCGAGGCCACGCAGAGCGCCTACGCGCTGCTCGACCGCATGGGGGCCGAGGTCTTCGTGCGCCCCGCGCACTCGCTGTTCATCTGGGCGCGCTGGCCCGGCTTCGACGACGCCCAGGCGCTGGCCCAGTCCATGCTGGACCTGGACATCGTGATGGCGCCCGGCAACATCTTCAGCGTGGACAGCACGCGCATCAGCCCCTGGTCGCGCTGCAACCCGCACGCGGTGCAGGACCCACGCTTCGCGCGCGCGCTGGAGCGGTTGGGTGGGACACCCCCCTGAGACGCTTCGCGTCTTCCCCCCGCTCTCGCATTGCTGCGCAGTGCGGGCAGGGGGACGCAGCCGGCGCGGCGGGGCGGCCCCTGCGCGGCTGCCTGGCCTGGGCCGCGCCGGTTTCATGCGGCGTGGGCGATACGCCGCCCAATGGACGATTGACACGGCGTTTCAGCCTTGCGCCTTCTGGCGTTTTTTCCATGCGCGCAGGTCATGCATGCCCGGCAGGCTGCGCGGATCGACCCCGGCACCGAAGATGCTGTGCTTCTGGATCTTCTGCGTGCCGGTGGTCGGGATCTGCTCGCTGAACCACACCCAGCCCGGCGTCTTGAAGTAGGCCAGGCCTGCCTCGCAGTGCGCGAACAGCGAGCGCAGCAGGGCCTCCTGGCCCTGTGCTTCGCGCGCCCGGGGCTTGAGCACGATGCAGGCCAGCACTTCCTCTTCGCGGATGTCGTCGGGCACGGCTATGACGGCGGCCAGCTCCACGTCGGGGTGCGTCAGCAGCCAGGCCTCGACCTCGGCGGCCGCGATGTTCTCGCCCGAGCGGCGGATGATGTTCTTGCGCCGCTCCACGAAGTGCAGCATGCCCGTGGCATCGCGCGTGACCACGTCGCCAGTGTGGAACCAGCCGCCGCGCCACGCGGCCTCGGTGGCGGCCTCGTCGCCCAGGTAGCCCGAGAAGAAATCCTTGCGCGGCGTGGCGGCCGAGTGGCGTATCAGCATCTCGCCGGGCGTGCCATCGGGCACGTCCGCTCCCGCATCGTCCGCTATGCGCACCTCGATGCCCGGTGTGCAGCGGCCGAAGGCGCGCGTGCCCAGCTGGCGCGGCGGGTGGCAGTCCACCAGGATGCGCACGTTCTCCGTCATGCCCCAGAGTTCCAGCAGCGGAAAGCCGAAGCGCTCCTCGAAGGCGGCGTGCAGCTGCGGCTCCACGCCGGCGCCCATGCCGAAGCGCACGCCATGTTGACGGTCGGCGGGCGAGGGAGGCTGCACGCAGAGCATCTGCACGATCACGCCCAGGTAGTGGACGACGGTCGCCTGCGTCTCGCGAATCTCCTGCCACCAGCGCGAGGGCTGGAAGCGGTCGGTCTGGACCTGGCAGCTGCCGGTGAGCAGGGCCGCGTAGAACGACAGGATGGAGGCGTTGACGTGGAACAGCGGCAGCGGGTTGTAGATGCGCTCGCCCTCGGGCCGGAAATCGACGAGCCCGCCGCGTGTGGCGTAGTAGGCGCCTGCGGCCAGCTCGTAGCGGTGCGAGAGCACGCAGCCCTTGGGGCGGCCCGTGGTGCCCGAGGTGTAGAGGATGCTGGCGGGCGTGTCGGCCTCCGGTGTCCAGTGCGTCGCCGGTGTGGGCGCGGAGGGCAGGGCGGCGCCGAACTGCTCCAAGAGCACGGCGGGCGGCTGCCACGTGGCCTCGCGTGCGCCGGCCTGCCAGTCGGCCTGGCGCGACTGCAGCACCACGGCCAGGTCCACGTGCGCATGGTCGATCAGGTAGGCCAGCTCGCGCGGGCGGTAGTCGGGGTTGACGGGCACGCAGCAGATGCCCAGCGCATTCATGGCCAGCTTGTGCAGCATGTGCTCCAGCCGGTTCTCCAGCAGCAGCGCGATGCGGTGGCCCTGGCCATATCCCGCCTGGCGGTAGAGGGCCATCAGCTTCTGTACCGCGTCGGCCGCTTGCGCATAGGTGATGGTGCGGCCCTCGGGGTCGTAGGCGCGCGCGGGGTTGGGCGGGGCCACCAGCAGAGGGCGGCCTGCGAACGCGGCGGCGGCCTCTTGCAGCACGCCGCCGATGGTGGCGCTTTCGTGCGGAGTCAGCATGGGTTCTTTCCCAGAATGAGATCGGCCGCCTTCTCGCCGATCATCATCGAGGCGGCGCAGATGTTGGCCGAAGGAATGGCCGGCATGACCGACGAGTCGGCCACGCGCAGGCCCTGCAGGCCGTGCACGCGCAGTTGCGCATCGACCACGGCGCCCGCGTCGTCGGCGGGCCCCATGCGTGCCGTGCCGCACAGGTGGTACGACGACACGCCGTAGCGGCGGATGTAGGCCAGGATGTCTTCGTCGCTCTGGGCAGCGGCGCCCGGCATGGCCTCGGCTTCGAAGAAAGGTGCGAGGGCCCGGGTGCGCAGCAGCCCGCGCGCCAGGCGCACGCCGGCCGTGAGCACGCGCACGTCGTCTTCGTGCGACAGGTAGTTGGGACGAATCAGCGGGTCGGCCCACGGGTCGCTGGACCGCAGCCGCACCTCGCCCTCGCTGCGCGGGCGGTGCGCCCAGACGCCGCAGGTCATGCCGGGGTAAGTGTCGAGCTGGCCGACATAGCCCTCGCGGTAGCTGGCCGGGGTGAACACGCCCTGCAGGTCGGGCCGCACGCCGTCGCTCAAGCCCGAATGCCAGAAGAAATGCACCAGCGAAGGGCTCAACGCCAGGATGTTGGGCTTGCCCGCAAGCCAGCGCGCCGCCTGCCCCCACAGGCGCGGCACGCGCGCCAGTTCATTGATAGTCGCCGCGCTGCCGCGCCGCACATGGCCGACCACGCGCACCGAGAAGTGGTCTTTCAAATGCGCCCCCACGCCTGGGAGGGACCGCAGCACGGGCAGGCCCAGCGCCTGCAGCTGTTCGGCCGGGCCCAGCCCTGAGAGCTGCAGCAGCCGGGGCGTGTTGAGCGCACCGGCGCACACCACCACCTCGCGCCGTGCGCCGACCGCTGTGGCCTGTCCCTGCGGGCCGCCGCGCGCGTATTCCACGCCCACGGCGCGCGCACTCTGAAGCACGATGCGCGTGGCCTGCGCATGGGTGCGCACCGTGAGGTTGCGCGGCGGTTGGCGCAGGTAGCCGCGCGCCGTGCTCTGGCGCCAGCCGCGGTGGATGGTGCGCTGGAAGTAGCCCACGCCGGCTTGGGCTTCGCCGTTGTAGTCGGGGTTGCGCGGCAGGCCCTGCTCCAGGGCGCCCGCGATGAAGGCCTCGCAGATCGGGTGCGTCCAGTCGATGGGCGTGACCGGCACGCGGCCTGCCATGCCGCGCCGTGCGCTACCGGCTGGGCCCAGCCAGCGCTCGTTGCGCTGGAAGTAGGGCAGCACCTCGGCGAACGACCAGCCGGGGTTGCCCAGTGCGGCCCAGCCGTCGTAGTCCTCGGCCTGGCCGCGGTTGTAGATCAGGCCGTTGATTGCGCTCGACCCGCCCAGCGTCTTGCCCTGCGGTAGCGGAATGCGCCGCTCCAGCGTGCGGGCATCGGGCTCGGAGCCGTACGTCCAGGTGTACTTTGGATCGAACAGCATCTTGATGAAGCCGGCCGGCAGGTGCAGGTAGGGGTGGCGGTCGGGTGGCCCGGCCTCGAGCAGGCAGACGCTGACGGTCGGGTCTGCCTCAGCCAGCCGCCGCGCCACGATGGCGCCGGCCGCGCCCGCGCCGACCACCACGTAGTCGAAGCTTTCCTGCACCTCAGTGCTCCCCGATGCTGCGCATCGTCCGCGGCCGATAAAACTGGCACGCGCGAGGCCAAGGCAGCCGAGCAAGGGCCGCCCCGCAGCGAGGGCTGCGTCCGCTCTCCCGCAGCGCGCAGCGATGCGAGAGAGGGGGGAAGGCGCGAAGCGACTCGGGGGGGTGTTGCATGTCAATGCCCTCCGAGGTAGGCGGCGCGCACCTTGGGGTCGCGGCGCAGCTCGCGGCCCGGGCCTTCCAGCGTGATGCGGCCGGTTTCCAGCACGTAGCCGCGGTCGGCCACGGCCAGGGCCTGGTTGGCCATCTGCTCGACCAGCAAGATGGTCACGCCCAGCGTGCGCAGGCTGCGGATGGTGTCGAAAATTTCCCGGACGATCAGCGGGGCCAGGCCCAGCGAGGGTTCGTCCAGCAGCAGCAGCTTCGGGCGCGCCATGAGCGCGCGGGCGATGGCCAGCATCTGCTGCTCACCGCCGGACATGGTGCCGGCCATCTGCTGCTGGCGCTCGCCCAGGCGCGGAAAGCGCTCGAACTGGGCCTGGATGTCGGCCTCGATCTCTGCCGCGCTGGCGCGGCGGTGGTAGGCGCCCAGCACCAGGTTGTCGCGCACGGTCTGGTCGGCAAAGACCTGCCGGCCCTCGGGCGACTGGGCGATGCCCAGGGCCACGCGCCGGTGGCCGTGGATGGCCGCCAGGTCCTGCCCCTGGAACAGCACGCGCCCGGCCTTCGCGGGCTCCAGGCCCGATATGCAGCGCATCAGCGTGCTCTTGCCGGCCCCGTTGCCGCCGATGATGGTGACCACCTCGCCTGCCTGTACGTGCAGCGAGACGCCCTTGAGCGCCTGCACGGCGCCGTAATGCACGTGCAGGTCGTCGATGCACAGCAGTTCATCGGACATGGGCACCGCCTTCCTGTTCCTCGTCTTCTTCTTCTTCGTCGTCGGCCGTGCCCAGGTAGGCCGCGATCACGCGCGGGTCGCTCTGCACCTGTGCGGGCGCGCCCTCGGCGATCTTCTGGCCATAGTCCAGCACGATCACGTGGTCGGACACGGCCATCACCAGGTCCATGTGGTGCTCGATCAGCAGCACGGTGACGCCCAGGTCGCGGATGCGCAGGATGACCTGCGCCAGCTCCTGCGTCTCCTGCGGGTTCAGGCCGGCGGCGGGCTCATCGAGCAGCAGCAGGCGCGGGTGCGTGGCCAGCGCCCGCGCCAGCTCCAGGCGGCGCTGCACGCCGTAGGGCAGGCTGCCGGCGATCTCCTGCGCCTTGTCCTTCAGGCCCAGGGCGTCCAGGATCTGCAGGGCCTCGTCGCGCGCGGCGCGCTCGGACGCGCCGCCGCGGCCCAGCAGGCTGCCAAAGAGGCCCGTGGGGATGTGCGCGTGCAGGCCCAGCTTGACGTTGTCCAGCACCGACATGCCGGCGAACAGCTTGAGGTTCTGGAAGGTGCGCCCCAAGCCGGCGCGGGCGATGCGCCAGGGCGCCAGCCCCGTCACGTCGCGCCCGTCGAAGCGGATGCTGCCGCGGTCCGGCGGCACGATTCCCGAGAGGATGTTGAGCAGCGTGGTCTTGCCCGCGCCGTTGGGCCCGATCAGCGAATGCACGTGGCCGGCGCGGATGTCGATGTCCACCTCGTTGGTGGGCACCACGCCGCCGTAGGCCTTGTACAGGCCCTGGGCCTGCAGCAGCATCTGGTCGGCGCCGGCCGCGCCGCGCGGGCGCCAGGGTGCGAGCTGCGCAGGCAGGCCTTCAGCGGGCAGCAGTCCGGGCGACCAGCGCCGCGCCATCTTCTTCACGAAGCCGGCCAGCCCGTCGGGCATGGCGTAGAGCGCGAACAGCAGCAGCGCCCCATAGGTGAAGTGCTGCACGCCCGGCCAGCGCGAGAGGACGGCGTCCAGCAGCGTCAGCACCACTGCGCCCAGCAGCGGCCCGTAGATCGAGGGCCCGCCGAACAGCACCATCAGCAGGATGAAGATTGACAGGTTGAACGTGATGAAGTCGGAGTTGATGTACTGGTTTTGCTGCGCGATCAGCGCGCCGGCCAGCCCGCAGGTCACGGCGCTGATCACGAAGGCCAGCACCTTGAAGCGGTAGACGCTGATGCCCACGCTCTCGGCCGCCACCTCGGCCGTGTTCACGGCCATGAAGGCGCGTCCGAACCGCCCGCGCAGCAGCAGGCGCAGCATGACGTGTAGCGCCACGGCCAGCAGCAGCACGAACCACACCCAGTGCCTGGAGCTGAACATGGTGCCGCCCAGCGACAGCGGCAGCACGCCGTAGATGCCCTGCTGGCCGGCGAACACGTCCTGCCACTCGGAGACGATCTTCTCCACCACGATGCCGAAGCCGATGGTGACCATGGCCAGCGCCGGGCCCTTGACGCGCAGCGCCGGCAGCGCGATGACAACGCCGAAGATGCCGGCCATGACCCCGGCGGCCACGAAGGCCGGCCAAGGGTTCCAGCCCCAGCGCGCGGTGAGCAGCGCCACGGTGTAGGCGCCCACGGCGAACAGGCCGGCATGGCCCAGCGATTTCTGGCCCGTGTAGCCCACCAGCACGTTCATGCCTGCGGCGGCGATGTAGTTCACGCCGATCAGGAACAGCACACGCAGGTAGAAGTCGTTGTCGGTCAGCAGCGGCACCGCCGCCGCCAGCGCGGCAAGGGCGATGAGCCACAGGGTGTGCTGCTGTTTGTGCGCGCCGCCCATCACACCTTCTCCTCGATGCGCTGGCCCAGCAGCCCCTGCGGGCGCACCACCAGCACGATGATGATGAGGATGAAGATGCTGATCTCGCGCAGCTCGGCATGCCACAGGCCCACCAGGGCCTCGATCACGCCCAGCAGCACGCCGCCCAGCATGCAGCCGCGCGGGCTGGTCAGCCCGCCGACGATGGCCGACGAAAAAGCCTTGAGCGCCAGCGTGAGGCCCATGAACACCGAGGCGGTGGTGATGGGCGCGATCAGCAGCCCGGCCAGCCCTGCCAGGCTGGAGCTGATGACGAAGGCCAGCACCACGATGGCGCCGACGTTGATGCCCATCAGCGTGGCGGCGCTGCCGCTTTGCGCCACGGCGCGCACGGCCTTGCCGATGCGCGTGGCGCGCATGACCCAGTCCAGTGTGAACAGCACGGCCACGCTGGCCACCAGCACCAGCACCTCCTGCGGCAGCACGCCGGCGCCGCCGATGCGGATCACCTCGTTGCCCAGCGGCGAGGGCATGACCAGCGGCGAGGGCCCCCAGATGGCCAGCGCCGTGTTCTGGATGATGATGCCGAAGCCGATGGTGCTCATCACCCAGGCCATGCCGCCCTGGCCCACGAAGGGCCGCACGGCCGTGTAGTACAGCAGCACGCCCAGCAGCGCCAGCACGGCCATGGAGCCGACCAGGCTGAGCAGGTAGCGCGTCAGCGTCACCTCTTCGGGCAGCAGCGCGTCGGTCATCTGCTTGCCGGCCAGGAGCAGCAGCACCGAGACCGCGACGAAGGCGCCGGCCACCAGGAACTCGCCCTGGCCGAAGTTCAGCGTCTTGGTGGTGTTGAAGGTGATGTTGAAGCCCACGGCCACGAGCGCGTAGATGCTGCCCAGGGCCAGGCCGCTGAAGATCGCCTGGAGTATCGATTCGGCCATGCGCCGCCCTCCGCTAACACTGAGGCTGGAGATATCAAAAAAGTGAGCTGCCGGCGCTTGTCCAGCAATGGTTTCAGATGGTTTTCATGCTGAAACCCTTGCCAGTCAAGCGCTGGCAGCTCCTGTTTTTAAGAGGCCGGCAGCCCAAGACTGCCGGCCCCGGCGATCACTGCTTGAGATCGGCGGGCGTGAGGGACTTGTAGACCGGGTCCTCGAAGCGCTGCACCTCGGTGCCGTTCTTCCAGCGTGCCAGGTAGAAGTCGCCCACGTGCAGGCCCTCGTGCATGGTCTTGCTGAAGGGCTTGTCATAGGTCTTGATGACGCCCTGCACGCCGCTGACGTTTTCCAGCGCGGCGGCGACCTTCTCGCCGTCGGTGCTGTTCGCCTGCTTCATCGCGGCGGCCAGCAGCATCACCGAGTCATAGGCCTGCGCGGCGCAGGGGAAGCAGGTCAGCGCCGGGAAGTTCTTGCGCACGCGCTCGCCCAGTGACTTGGTCTTGTCGGAGGTGTCCTCTGTGGTGGAGGCGGCCATGATCAGGTGCTCGGACAGCTTCGGCCCCGCCATCTTTGGAAACAGCGAGCTCAGGTTGCCCCAGGTGCCCAGCGTGGTGGGCATGTAGTTGATCTTCTCCATGCTGCGCACCACCTGCGCCGCGCCGTCGGCGATGCCGTAGATGATCACGGTGTCGGCGCCCGCCGCCTTGATCTTGTTGAGCTGCGAGGTCATGTCCGAGTCCTTGGGCCCGTACTTCTCGACGGCCACGGGCTTCACGCCATGCAGCGCCAGCACCTCGGTCGCGTCCTTGATGCCGCCCTGGCCGTAGCCGGTGGAGTCTGCGAGCACGGCAATCTTCTTGTCCTTGGACGCCTTGACGGCGTAGGCGGCCAGCAGCGAGACCTGCTCGCGGTCCACCATCGACACGCGGAACAGATAGTTCTGCGGCTCCTTGGCATAGCGGGTGGTGATCTCGGTAGCCGTGCCGATGGGCACCACCACGGGAATCTTCTTTTGCTGCGGAATGTGCAGCCAGGCCAGCGCGTTGCCCGAGTTGGCCGGGCCCACCAGAGCCTGCACCTTCTCGCTGTCGAGCAGCTCCTGCACCGTCTGGATGGCTTTGGGTGGCGTGCCCTGGTCGTCGCGGATCACGCCGACCACCTTCTTGCCCAGGATGCCCCCGGCCTTGTTGACGTCCTCGATGGCGGCCTCGAAGCCCCAGCGCCCGGCAATGCCCAGCTCGGCCACGCCGCTGCCGGACTGGTCCGCGGTGTAGCCGATCTTGATGTCCTGCGCCTGGGCGGTGAAGGCGCATGCCACCGTGAGAGCCGTGGCTGCGGCCTTGGCGATCTGGCGAATTCCTGTCATGGCTTGTCTCCTGTTGTCGCCAGCCGTTGCTGGCAGTGCGGACCTGCTGATCCATCTGTGTCCGCCGCTGGCCGCGCCCAAGGGCGCGGACGGCATGCGAAAGCCCACTGTAAGCCGGCTGTACCTGCTGCGATAGGTACAGTTGGCGCCAACAGCTGGCACCGGCACGCCCGCTCAGGCCGGCCGCAGGTCGGGCGAAGGCGTGGGGTCCACGCCCTGCTCCAGCGCGGCGCGGTGCTGTGCCTGCAACGCGCGCTGGAACGCCGGGCGCGCCTGCAGCCTTTGCCAGTAGTGCGCGACAGCGGACGGAAACTGCCCGTCCAGGCCCAGGTGCTGCGCCAGCTGCAGCGCATACGCCACGGCCACGTCGGCCGCGGTGAAGCGGCCGGCGCACAGGAATTCGCCGTGCTGCACGGCCGCGTCCACGGCGCGCAGCCGCGCCAGGAACCAGCGCGCATAGTCCTGCGCCACCTGGGGCTGGCGCCGCTCTTGGGGCTCGAAGTGGGTGTAGCGCAGCACCAGGGTCTGCGGGAAGGTGAGCGTGGCGTCGCTCATGTACAGCCAGTTCAGGTAGCTGCCGTAGGCCGGATCATGGGCGGCCACGTCCAGCTGCCCCGCGCCGTGGCGCGCCGCGAGGTACTGGCACATGGCGGCCGACTCGGTCATGCGCGTGGCGCCGTCCTCCAGCAGCGGCACGGTGCCCAGCGGGTTGTCATCCAGAAACGGGCGGGCATGCACGCGCGGCGGAAAGGGCAGCACGCGCAGGCGGTAGGGCAGGCCCAGCTCCTCCAGCATCCACAGGGGGCGGAAGGAGCGGGCGCTGACGCAGTGGTGTAGAACGATCATGGCGGGCGCATCGTGGCCGCCGCGCAAGGCACCTGTCAAGCTACCGGAAGGCGCACGGCCCGCGTGCGCGCAGTGCCTCAGCCGGCGGGCCTGCTGCGCTGGCGAAACTCGGCGGGCGACTGCCCCGTCCAGCCCTTGAACGCCCGGATGAAGCTCTTTTCGCTGGCAAAACCCGCTGCCTGCGCCACCTGCTTGATGGGGCGGTCGCTGCGGTGCAGCAGCTCGGTGGCGCGCGCGCGGCGCACCTCGTCCTTGAGCTGCTGCAGCGTCGCGCCCTCGGCGGCCAGCTGGCGGTGCAGGGTGCGTGGCGACAGGTGCAGCTGCTGCGCCACGGTCTGCGCGCTGTGCGCGGCCTGGGGCGCGGCGGCCAGCAGCTGGCGCACGCGCTGCACCAGCAGGCGGTGGCGCCGGTACTGGCGCACGGTGAGAGGCAGGGCGTGCTGCAGCAGGGCGTCCATGGCCGCTTCGCCGCGCACCAGCGGCAGCTGCAGGTGGCGCGCGTCAAATTGCAGCGCGGCGCGCTCGGCGCCGAACTGTGTCGGCCCGGTGAACAGCACGCGGTAGGCCCCCGCATGCGCCGGCGCGGCAAACGGGAACTGCGCGCCCAGCACCGGCAGGCGCGCGTCGATGAACCAGCTGGCCAGCCCCAGCACATTGCGCAGCACCGACACCAGGCAGAACTCGCGCAGCGGCCCCAGGTCCAGCTGCTCGTCGATGGCCAGCTCGGCGCGGGCCCCATCGCTCGACAGGCGCAGGGCGATGGACTGCGTCAGCAGGCCGTGGTGGCGGCACCAGCGCGCCAGCGCCAGGCCCAGCGTCGGCGCCGAAAGCGAGGCGCGCGCCAGCAGGCCGTAGCTGCCCCAGGGCAGGCGCCGCTCGAACCAGCCCAGCGCCTCGTCGTCCAGCTCGCGCATGGCGGCGCCGCACAGCGCCTCCATCTGCCAGGCGGTGATGCGGGCAGCGTCGTCGGCCACCTGTTCTGGCGCGATTTGTGCCTGCGCCAGGGCGCCGGCAGGGTCCATGCCACGCCGCGCGTAGGCCAGTGCGACAGCCTGCACGAAGGCCATGGGCGTGGCCGCCACAGCGCCCTGGCGGGCCGAACGGCGGGGTGAGGGCCGGGAGGAGGGCAGCGACGGCGTGTACATGGCGTGGCAATTATTGCAACCTTGCTGGCCCCATCGGGGGCGGGGCCCGGCGTATCCTGCGCCTTCCGCCCGGTGCGCCAGTTGCAAGCGCTGCGGGCGGGCGCGCGACACCTTCCAAGGAGACAGCCCATGACAGACGGCAGCGCCCCCCTGTCCTACGCCCGCGGCGCCACCGACACGCCGCTGATCGAGCAGACCATCGGCGACTTCTTCGCCGCCATGGCGCGCCGCCAGGGCGTGCGCGAAGCTCTGGTCAGCTGCCACCAGGGCCTGCGCTACACCTACGCCGAGCTGCACCGCGAGGCGCGCCGCCTGGCCAGCGCGCTGCTGGGCCTGGGGCTGCAAAAGGGCGACCGCGTGGGCATTTGGTCGCACAACAATGCCGAGTGGGTGCTGATGCAGCTGGCCACGGCGCAGGTCGGCCTCATTCTGGTCAACATCAACCCGGCGTACCGCGTGGCCGAGCTGGAATATGCGCTGAACAAGGTCGGCTGCAAGGCGCTGGTGACCATGGCGCAGTTCAAGACCAGCGACTACCTTGGGATGCTGCGCGAGCTGGCGCCCGAGCTGGCCCTGTGCCTGCCGGCCAAGCTGGCGGCCAAGCGCCTGCCGGACTTGCGTGCGGTCGTCTGGATCGATGTGGCGGGCGAAGGCGACGATCAGCCCGGCATGCTGCGCTTTTCCGACTTGATGGCGCGCGGTGACCACGATGACGCGCGCATTGACGAGATCGCCGCGCAGCTGACGAACACCGACCCGATCAACATTCAGTTCACCAGCGGCACGACGGGCTTCCCCAAGGGCGCGACGCTGACCCACCGCAACATCCTGAACAAC
The DNA window shown above is from Pulveribacter suum and carries:
- a CDS encoding GMC family oxidoreductase — its product is MQESFDYVVVGAGAAGAIVARRLAEADPTVSVCLLEAGPPDRHPYLHLPAGFIKMLFDPKYTWTYGSEPDARTLERRIPLPQGKTLGGSSAINGLIYNRGQAEDYDGWAALGNPGWSFAEVLPYFQRNERWLGPAGSARRGMAGRVPVTPIDWTHPICEAFIAGALEQGLPRNPDYNGEAQAGVGYFQRTIHRGWRQSTARGYLRQPPRNLTVRTHAQATRIVLQSARAVGVEYARGGPQGQATAVGARREVVVCAGALNTPRLLQLSGLGPAEQLQALGLPVLRSLPGVGAHLKDHFSVRVVGHVRRGSAATINELARVPRLWGQAARWLAGKPNILALSPSLVHFFWHSGLSDGVRPDLQGVFTPASYREGYVGQLDTYPGMTCGVWAHRPRSEGEVRLRSSDPWADPLIRPNYLSHEDDVRVLTAGVRLARGLLRTRALAPFFEAEAMPGAAAQSDEDILAYIRRYGVSSYHLCGTARMGPADDAGAVVDAQLRVHGLQGLRVADSSVMPAIPSANICAASMMIGEKAADLILGKNPC
- a CDS encoding AMP-binding protein is translated as MLTPHESATIGGVLQEAAAAFAGRPLLVAPPNPARAYDPEGRTITYAQAADAVQKLMALYRQAGYGQGHRIALLLENRLEHMLHKLAMNALGICCVPVNPDYRPRELAYLIDHAHVDLAVVLQSRQADWQAGAREATWQPPAVLLEQFGAALPSAPTPATHWTPEADTPASILYTSGTTGRPKGCVLSHRYELAAGAYYATRGGLVDFRPEGERIYNPLPLFHVNASILSFYAALLTGSCQVQTDRFQPSRWWQEIRETQATVVHYLGVIVQMLCVQPPSPADRQHGVRFGMGAGVEPQLHAAFEERFGFPLLELWGMTENVRILVDCHPPRQLGTRAFGRCTPGIEVRIADDAGADVPDGTPGEMLIRHSAATPRKDFFSGYLGDEAATEAAWRGGWFHTGDVVTRDATGMLHFVERRKNIIRRSGENIAAAEVEAWLLTHPDVELAAVIAVPDDIREEEVLACIVLKPRAREAQGQEALLRSLFAHCEAGLAYFKTPGWVWFSEQIPTTGTQKIQKHSIFGAGVDPRSLPGMHDLRAWKKRQKAQG
- a CDS encoding branched-chain amino acid ABC transporter permease, with amino-acid sequence MAESILQAIFSGLALGSIYALVAVGFNITFNTTKTLNFGQGEFLVAGAFVAVSVLLLLAGKQMTDALLPEEVTLTRYLLSLVGSMAVLALLGVLLYYTAVRPFVGQGGMAWVMSTIGFGIIIQNTALAIWGPSPLVMPSPLGNEVIRIGGAGVLPQEVLVLVASVAVLFTLDWVMRATRIGKAVRAVAQSGSAATLMGINVGAIVVLAFVISSSLAGLAGLLIAPITTASVFMGLTLALKAFSSAIVGGLTSPRGCMLGGVLLGVIEALVGLWHAELREISIFILIIIVLVVRPQGLLGQRIEEKV
- a CDS encoding branched-chain amino acid ABC transporter ATP-binding protein/permease translates to MGGAHKQQHTLWLIALAALAAAVPLLTDNDFYLRVLFLIGVNYIAAAGMNVLVGYTGQKSLGHAGLFAVGAYTVALLTARWGWNPWPAFVAAGVMAGIFGVVIALPALRVKGPALAMVTIGFGIVVEKIVSEWQDVFAGQQGIYGVLPLSLGGTMFSSRHWVWFVLLLAVALHVMLRLLLRGRFGRAFMAVNTAEVAAESVGISVYRFKVLAFVISAVTCGLAGALIAQQNQYINSDFITFNLSIFILLMVLFGGPSIYGPLLGAVVLTLLDAVLSRWPGVQHFTYGALLLFALYAMPDGLAGFVKKMARRWSPGLLPAEGLPAQLAPWRPRGAAGADQMLLQAQGLYKAYGGVVPTNEVDIDIRAGHVHSLIGPNGAGKTTLLNILSGIVPPDRGSIRFDGRDVTGLAPWRIARAGLGRTFQNLKLFAGMSVLDNVKLGLHAHIPTGLFGSLLGRGGASERAARDEALQILDALGLKDKAQEIAGSLPYGVQRRLELARALATHPRLLLLDEPAAGLNPQETQELAQVILRIRDLGVTVLLIEHHMDLVMAVSDHVIVLDYGQKIAEGAPAQVQSDPRVIAAYLGTADDEEEEDEEQEGGAHVR
- a CDS encoding glutathione S-transferase family protein, whose translation is MIVLHHCVSARSFRPLWMLEELGLPYRLRVLPFPPRVHARPFLDDNPLGTVPLLEDGATRMTESAAMCQYLAARHGAGQLDVAAHDPAYGSYLNWLYMSDATLTFPQTLVLRYTHFEPQERRQPQVAQDYARWFLARLRAVDAAVQHGEFLCAGRFTAADVAVAYALQLAQHLGLDGQFPSAVAHYWQRLQARPAFQRALQAQHRAALEQGVDPTPSPDLRPA
- a CDS encoding ABC transporter ATP-binding protein; translation: MSDELLCIDDLHVHYGAVQALKGVSLHVQAGEVVTIIGGNGAGKSTLMRCISGLEPAKAGRVLFQGQDLAAIHGHRRVALGIAQSPEGRQVFADQTVRDNLVLGAYHRRASAAEIEADIQAQFERFPRLGERQQQMAGTMSGGEQQMLAIARALMARPKLLLLDEPSLGLAPLIVREIFDTIRSLRTLGVTILLVEQMANQALAVADRGYVLETGRITLEGPGRELRRDPKVRAAYLGGH
- a CDS encoding ABC transporter substrate-binding protein; the protein is MTGIRQIAKAAATALTVACAFTAQAQDIKIGYTADQSGSGVAELGIAGRWGFEAAIEDVNKAGGILGKKVVGVIRDDQGTPPKAIQTVQELLDSEKVQALVGPANSGNALAWLHIPQQKKIPVVVPIGTATEITTRYAKEPQNYLFRVSMVDREQVSLLAAYAVKASKDKKIAVLADSTGYGQGGIKDATEVLALHGVKPVAVEKYGPKDSDMTSQLNKIKAAGADTVIIYGIADGAAQVVRSMEKINYMPTTLGTWGNLSSLFPKMAGPKLSEHLIMAASTTEDTSDKTKSLGERVRKNFPALTCFPCAAQAYDSVMLLAAAMKQANSTDGEKVAAALENVSGVQGVIKTYDKPFSKTMHEGLHVGDFYLARWKNGTEVQRFEDPVYKSLTPADLKQ
- a CDS encoding AraC family transcriptional regulator, with the protein product MYTPSLPSSRPSPRRSARQGAVAATPMAFVQAVALAYARRGMDPAGALAQAQIAPEQVADDAARITAWQMEALCGAAMRELDDEALGWFERRLPWGSYGLLARASLSAPTLGLALARWCRHHGLLTQSIALRLSSDGARAELAIDEQLDLGPLREFCLVSVLRNVLGLASWFIDARLPVLGAQFPFAAPAHAGAYRVLFTGPTQFGAERAALQFDARHLQLPLVRGEAAMDALLQHALPLTVRQYRRHRLLVQRVRQLLAAAPQAAHSAQTVAQQLHLSPRTLHRQLAAEGATLQQLKDEVRRARATELLHRSDRPIKQVAQAAGFASEKSFIRAFKGWTGQSPAEFRQRSRPAG